TCCTCTGCAGGTTTCAAAACATCCACTATATTTATTCTCCTTTGTGTTGCTTTTATCTGAACATTTACTTGAACCAATCCCTCTCCTTGCACGCACTGATCAACCAAATTCTTATGGCTTTCTAGctgaagaaataaatataagtgTAAACAAATATGTTACCAAATTCATTGGACTGCTTAATCACACTGATTACCATTTGTGCATCTTGGAGCCAAAAAGAATAATCTGTTAACTCTACTCCGAGTCTTTGTTCTAATAAATTTCTCAAGGTAGAGAGAGGCTCTCTGATATCCATATGTTGCATTAGAACACCTTCATTGCAATCCTCTCCATTTGCAGAGCCTTCCAATGCAAAGCTTGGTTCCACTTCTAAATCAGAACTTTCTTGTTGTAACTGAGCCATTATATCATCTTCCTGTGACAATATAGCTTCTGGTtccattttaattcgttttatCATAGCATAATCAGAATCGTCATCTGTGTCGAAACTGTACaaaacaaacaaattttaattttctatgaTAAATATCATAAACATTTCTGTAACGATATTATAAACATACATTCATATTGAAGTTTTTGAAACAATTtgcttttattttaattacaatcaGATTATTACAAAAAGAAACTGCAAAAAACACTTGTTTATTGTAACAAATGCAATACGTTTTGTAAACTTagtaagaaatttaaaaaaaactaACCTCTTATCAGGACTTTTACGTCTGCTTTCCAGATCCATCAGAACGAAACAAAGCTGTCAGAGCTTCGTTAGATAAATATTAGATAATTTTTATCTTTACGAAATAATGATGATTTTTCTTACAAGGTTACAGACATTTTGTAACAGGTGTATGATCATAAACTACGAACTACTTCAGCGTCAACTCAAATTTAGAAGCAATTTTCCTATAGATTGCGCTGCAGTAAAAGTGCTGTAGCGGACTTCAGAGCTACTCTATGCCAATTTCAGGACAAGGAAGAACACCAGAAGAAATTTTCTCTTTGACCGTACCAATTTCAAGTTAAAGAAGATCCCAACTTTATCAACCGAAGAAGAAAACTGAATTATCAAAATTATCAATGGTAATACtttgttatatttatactttattacccattattttatcataatgtacatatatttcaattattctatttttttaGCAACGTACTcctttttgtaaataattagaGACGAGAATTTAAAGTATCCAGACATGTCAAGTACATAATGAAATTTGATTGGAATCTATTTTAAAGTTCAGTTTAGCGttaaagttttaaataaataagtcaAGCTTTTCGTGATAAAATAAAGTTTTATTGTGTTATAAGAATTATTAAATTGTTAGAATTAATTGTCGAGATGCACAGATTGATAACCCTGATGTGATCGAAATTGTCTTTGAAATTGTTATGGCAGTACTTTTTGGCCTGAAGTCGGTGTACAGTAGCTTTGAAATTCGCTACAGTACAACCTTACTGCGTTGCAAACTAGCATCAGGATTATACATTTGGTCagatttcatttcatttactCACAGTTGATGAAAgcattttaaaaatacaatatttatttaaatcttaCAAATACTTATACTATATAGAGACGCATAGCTCTTACAGTATTAGACAGTAATCATTAACCCCTTGCTCTACGATTTAAGTTCTAACAGCGCGTGCTGTAACCATCGGCAGGGTCAGTCAGATGTCGAACTATTTCATGATCTGGCTGAGCGTTCGAAGTTGTGCAAGGTGCAATTAATTTGATCATTGAACAAGATTTTTAAGGGTatccttttaatatttttccagAAAATACACTTGCACATTCGAATGCGGCCAAGAAAAAAGATGTTTGTCGCATGTAGTTGGAAAGACGTACCACGAGTCTAATTCGTGTTTCTTATGTTTGGGACGAAAGACATACCCACGAGTCTAGCTCGACGTTATAGTTTAATGGGTTAATCTGATGTTAAGACTGCATGTAATATACTATTCTAATTTGCATTTCTTCCATCTAagtaacaataaatatttaattagtttatatttattaaatcttACCCTTGACATACCAAGAACGATTCAATAAATGTTTACAATGATTGGCAGTGATTCTCTTCGcttataaaattcaatttatccAAAATGTGTCAACAATAAAAAACAAACTATTGTTTTCAACAACAAAAAAGTATAAATTAacgtaataaaacgaaaaatgtgatGTATATATTTAATGTGATGTAATATTTTctagaattttctatttttatcagAAATTTTATAACTATTTGTATACAATTTAACGGGTTGAATGCCACGTCAATTTTACAAAGTTTGGCCGTGGCGCCACGGTGAATTTTCTATTATgcaatacatataatatttaaacattATCTACAAGAGATATATTACGGTGTACAACCCTCATTAATGAATTTATCTCACTGAGGTCACCGATGACTCTCATGGCGGTGAAGTGCGATTTCGCTCGATTCACTTATTTTTTGCGCTTATCAATTATCTCAAATTGTTTTTTCGAGTTGCTAAATAATTGTCCTATGTTGTTACGTCCCAGGACCTACCATAAACCATAATTTATCCCTCGGTCATACTTATTCAGATCCGCAATAATCCGAAACAACCGTCACAAGATTTAGtacttttacttttactttCAAGGCTCTTAATTGCCATCAAACACTTTTCAAGTCAAAacgttccttaggattattgttCATTAAGGTAAAACACGGAAAAAGCAGGTTTTTCCTATATTCGACAGTCACTGGTGGGAAGCGCACATAATAGAtctatattttatgtataaataaaactatttttctatgttttatACTGCATTGATTTCGTCACACCACtgtagtaacgatggtaataataaaaagtttataactattgacatttgttcaaattatgtatttGTACTAATCTTAGTGCGTCGGACACTGGTGTTCCCCACGGCGCCACGGCCAAGTCGAATGCATTCAACgtgttaataaaatagttaaTGTATGTCATATACATTCATTTTACAAGTACAGTAGTGTTTCGCTAACTGTTTACGGATCGAGATCCTATACCAATTATTGagacaaatattttacaaaattataccatatatatatatttatttatttatttatatatatatatatttatatttatatatatatatatatatataataggtcctatatatatatataggtccatttatatatatgtatttatatatatataataggtcctatatatataaatacatatatataaatggacctatatatatatatatatatatatatatagtccattatatatatatatatatatatatatatataggtccatttatatatatgtatttatatatatatataataggtcctatatatataaatacatatatataaatggacctatatatatatatataggtccattatatatatatataatatccattttatattatatatgtatatatatatatatatagtccattatatatatatatataatatccattatatattatatatatatatatagtccattatatatatatatatatataggtccattatatatatatatataatatccattatatattatatatatatatataggtccATTTCACGAAATTCTTTCCATGAATTGGAGGTTAATGATCACTTAACGAAACAAAATTCCGGTCAATTAACGTAACATTACTGTAACAGTCTTTAAATACGTACTTACATAAATCGTGGAGTTAATTCATAAAAGACACTTCATTGTCAAATTTAGTTAAACATTTATCATTATTGACTTTAGAAATAAATTTGCGGCTCTGGTAGGATTAAATTACTATTTGTTTAACTAATGCTTTGAATGAAAGACTTTTTGTTTCATCTACTAAACATAGAACAGATTGCCCAGAAAAGTTTACTATATCCGCCATGGCGCCACATTCTAATAACTTTTGCGCGACTAGCATATGATTATTTTCAAGAGCATGGAAGAATGGCGTTCTTCCTGAGCGATGATCCTTCAGATTTATTTCTGCTCCCATTTCTATCAAAGCATTAATTCCATCTAAATTGCCTTTTAATGCACAATAATGCAATGGAGCCATTCCTTAAAACATACACAATTAGAgatctttttactttttatttttggaTATGCCTTACCTGTTGAATCCTCTCTGTTTAGTAGTTCAGGTTCTGTTACATAACTCAAAAGATATGATAAAAATGGAGATGATTGTTTGCAGGCTAAAAGTACTGCAGAGTCATGAACAAGTTCTGATAAAATTGGTTTTGCTCCAGCTTCTAACAACAATTTCACTATGTCTTTAGATGTTTCATTGATAATTGCTAATTCCAAACTTgtctaaaaaaatattatatttatattattatatttatattattatatttgtatactaattgtattaaTGATTACACATGGATTTACCCTTCCATCTTCTGTTAATACATCAATACTAGTTTTTGAAGCTTCTAAAATTAACAATAATCTTTGTAGTTCGTGTAATTGGTCATTCACCACAGCTCGATGTATATTCAACATCCCATTATCATCATAATGCTGCATTTCATCATAGTCTCTTTCTATTTGTATAGCAACTTTTTTACATAAGGAATGAGGTGTTGACAATACTTCCTTCACCCTGTTCACATCAGTATTGTTATTAAAAAGTTCATTAAAACAATTATCGAAGTCCAGTGAATTTTTTTCAGATATTGTATTCTGTATACACATGGGGAACAAATCTATGTCGTTGATACTATTATTAAATTTAGGTTTGCACTGTATTTGCCTTTCTGTTTGCGTGTATACTTCTTGCATAACAGGAGGAAGATTAACAGTGGAACGTTCTGTTTGCTTTATTCTTTCTACGGTAGGTATATTTTCTTTCACTAATACAAAACTTTCACTATCAAGAAGTCCAAATACATCAGTTTGAATTTGAGAATCATGAACTGTTCTTAATATTTCAGGTGGAATAATTGGGACTTGCTTTGCTATACCTATTCCACATTCCGCAAGGGCATGCAAAGCCTTAGCTCGAAGTTGATCATCTTTTACACTAATTAGTGCTTCTTTAATTACATTTAAACACTCTGataattttccattttcctCATTGTCTTCAGTTTCTTCAGCTCTTATTTTATTCTGATTCTTATTTTTACAAAACTTTGGCTTATTTCCTATCTCACTAAATATACCTTGAGTATTCTTATCAACATTTTTGTTATTTACAAGTACTGAAGTACAATTTTTCTCTTGTGTATTATTATAACATTGGCCTATAACTGTATTTTTTTCACATAGAATCATAACATCATCCTTATCATCATCACTTTCATTATTATCAGGTATTTTTGGTATAGAATTTGCTGGCTTTTTTAAAATACTTGTAAGATTTTGAATTTCATTACTATTTGGACTACTAGAATTTCTATTTGATACAATAATCTTTTTTGCAGAATGATTCCGTCCATCCAAATtagaatgttttcttttttttatcttctCAGAAGATACAGTGATTTTATTAGTATTAACTTTAGTTGGAGAGATTTTCAACTTCTCACATCTTACTACTGGAAACTTCGATTTTGCTAATTGAATTATTGAGCTTctattatttgatatatttgtttttcttgaaacatcattattttcatttcttctaCTTTTTTCACTATTTTTGAGAATACATTCCTCTGCATTCTTTTGTTTATTTACTAATACTATATTATTCTTTCCTGCTTCTGTATTTTTTTCTGGGATACCtggaatattttgcaaaaagtTGTGCCTATTCTCATTTAATAGTAACAATTTGTTACTTTGATCCATTTTATTCACTTTAGCCAAGATATAATGCTTTTGAACTACGTTCTTGCTTTTATTTTGAGTTGCAGGCACTTTATATTTAATAGATGTTGATAATTCATTAGAAGAAACAGGCTTTACAACAAACTGCGTATGTGGTTTTGTGTAGCAAGATGATCCTGTAGTAGATTTCTGTGCTTCTGCATGTAACTGAGGTCCTAATGGTTTTAATAATGCATTTTGTGAAGTGACAGAAAAAGTGGTaccattattttttatgtaatttctaCCTTGCTGGACCTTAGTAATCTTTGGGATATTTAGTAATTTCTTCTGAGTCAAAATTTGTACTTTAACTTCTCCCAGATCTTTGCCATCTTTTGTTTTTATCCTCAATTTCTTTATACCATTAGTAGACAATGTCTTCTTATTCT
This genomic stretch from Bombus affinis isolate iyBomAffi1 chromosome 16, iyBomAffi1.2, whole genome shotgun sequence harbors:
- the LOC126925293 gene encoding uncharacterized protein LOC126925293 isoform X1, whose product is MDPLLSSTSKKYRKEASIDIPIIECKREFTLPHKFPSTINSSKCSSVFKDHGTITITNTEVQSSLNGMKNKKTLSTNGIKKLRIKTKDGKDLGEVKVQILTQKKLLNIPKITKVQQGRNYIKNNGTTFSVTSQNALLKPLGPQLHAEAQKSTTGSSCYTKPHTQFVVKPVSSNELSTSIKYKVPATQNKSKNVVQKHYILAKVNKMDQSNKLLLLNENRHNFLQNIPGIPEKNTEAGKNNIVLVNKQKNAEECILKNSEKSRRNENNDVSRKTNISNNRSSIIQLAKSKFPVVRCEKLKISPTKVNTNKITVSSEKIKKRKHSNLDGRNHSAKKIIVSNRNSSSPNSNEIQNLTSILKKPANSIPKIPDNNESDDDKDDVMILCEKNTVIGQCYNNTQEKNCTSVLVNNKNVDKNTQGIFSEIGNKPKFCKNKNQNKIRAEETEDNEENGKLSECLNVIKEALISVKDDQLRAKALHALAECGIGIAKQVPIIPPEILRTVHDSQIQTDVFGLLDSESFVLVKENIPTVERIKQTERSTVNLPPVMQEVYTQTERQIQCKPKFNNSINDIDLFPMCIQNTISEKNSLDFDNCFNELFNNNTDVNRVKEVLSTPHSLCKKVAIQIERDYDEMQHYDDNGMLNIHRAVVNDQLHELQRLLLILEASKTSIDVLTEDGRTSLELAIINETSKDIVKLLLEAGAKPILSELVHDSAVLLACKQSSPFLSYLLSYVTEPELLNREDSTGMAPLHYCALKGNLDGINALIEMGAEINLKDHRSGRTPFFHALENNHMLVAQKLLECGAMADIVNFSGQSVLCLVDETKSLSFKALVKQIVI
- the LOC126925293 gene encoding uncharacterized protein LOC126925293 isoform X2, coding for MDPLLSSTSKKYRKEASIDIPIIECKREFTLPHKFPSTINSSKCSSVFKDHGTITITNTEVQSSLNGMKNKKTLSTNGIKKLRIKTKDGKDLGEVKVQILTQKKLLNIPKITKVQQGPQLHAEAQKSTTGSSCYTKPHTQFVVKPVSSNELSTSIKYKVPATQNKSKNVVQKHYILAKVNKMDQSNKLLLLNENRHNFLQNIPGIPEKNTEAGKNNIVLVNKQKNAEECILKNSEKSRRNENNDVSRKTNISNNRSSIIQLAKSKFPVVRCEKLKISPTKVNTNKITVSSEKIKKRKHSNLDGRNHSAKKIIVSNRNSSSPNSNEIQNLTSILKKPANSIPKIPDNNESDDDKDDVMILCEKNTVIGQCYNNTQEKNCTSVLVNNKNVDKNTQGIFSEIGNKPKFCKNKNQNKIRAEETEDNEENGKLSECLNVIKEALISVKDDQLRAKALHALAECGIGIAKQVPIIPPEILRTVHDSQIQTDVFGLLDSESFVLVKENIPTVERIKQTERSTVNLPPVMQEVYTQTERQIQCKPKFNNSINDIDLFPMCIQNTISEKNSLDFDNCFNELFNNNTDVNRVKEVLSTPHSLCKKVAIQIERDYDEMQHYDDNGMLNIHRAVVNDQLHELQRLLLILEASKTSIDVLTEDGRTSLELAIINETSKDIVKLLLEAGAKPILSELVHDSAVLLACKQSSPFLSYLLSYVTEPELLNREDSTGMAPLHYCALKGNLDGINALIEMGAEINLKDHRSGRTPFFHALENNHMLVAQKLLECGAMADIVNFSGQSVLCLVDETKSLSFKALVKQIVI